Proteins co-encoded in one Waddlia chondrophila WSU 86-1044 genomic window:
- a CDS encoding peptide chain release factor family protein, producing MHIRPEKINELQRRMESLGIRNEDLTEKFILGSGKGGQKVNKTASCVYLKHEPSGIEIKCQLERSRELNRFYARRLLCEKIEEKILKIKTEKQKEIEKIKRQKKRRSRRQQQKILEEKRHQSEKKKLRQKPESEYTDHY from the coding sequence ATGCACATCCGTCCCGAGAAGATCAATGAACTTCAAAGACGGATGGAAAGCTTGGGAATCCGCAACGAAGATCTTACGGAAAAGTTTATTCTTGGCTCCGGAAAAGGAGGCCAAAAAGTCAACAAGACAGCCTCTTGCGTTTATCTCAAACATGAACCTTCAGGAATTGAGATCAAATGCCAGTTGGAACGTTCACGCGAATTAAATCGCTTCTATGCACGCCGGCTTCTCTGCGAAAAAATCGAAGAAAAGATCCTCAAGATCAAAACTGAAAAACAGAAAGAGATCGAAAAAATCAAACGTCAGAAAAAGCGGCGATCTAGAAGGCAGCAACAAAAAATACTCGAAGAGAAACGGCATCAATCTGAAAAAAAAAAGTTACGGCAAAAGCCCGAATCCGAGTATACCGATCATTATTGA
- the mscL gene encoding large-conductance mechanosensitive channel protein MscL: MKKIFEEFKTFAIRGNAIDMAIGIIIGAAFSQVVNSLVNDMIMPPIGWLVGGVDFSDLSVTIKQASGNQEAVNVNYGAFLNTLINFTIVAIATFAIVKTVNKLTKHKEKETTTKECPECKLSIPKKAKRCGHCTTKLE, encoded by the coding sequence ATGAAAAAAATATTTGAAGAATTTAAAACTTTTGCCATTCGAGGAAATGCGATCGATATGGCAATAGGTATCATTATCGGTGCTGCTTTTAGCCAAGTCGTCAATTCGCTTGTCAATGATATGATCATGCCTCCGATCGGTTGGCTAGTCGGCGGAGTGGATTTTAGCGATCTATCGGTGACGATCAAACAGGCGTCTGGAAATCAAGAAGCCGTCAATGTGAATTATGGAGCTTTTCTGAATACGCTGATTAATTTCACTATTGTTGCTATCGCCACATTTGCAATTGTCAAAACAGTCAATAAGCTCACCAAACATAAAGAAAAAGAGACGACAACGAAAGAGTGTCCCGAATGCAAGCTATCCATCCCCAAAAAAGCAAAAAGATGCGGTCATTGCACGACAAAACTGGAATAA
- the serC gene encoding 3-phosphoserine/phosphohydroxythreonine transaminase, with amino-acid sequence MYNFSAGPGALPDTVLQEAHRQLLNYQSSGLSILEMGHRTQLFEDIYAEARDLIRKLLKIPDTFEVLLLQGGATLQFSMAPLNLAIEGKVVDVLHTGYWSGKAIADIKRVSPVRIVASSEDSGHCLIPKVSQDNFNPDAPYVYLTSNNTIYGTQWHTFPDTGNVPIVADMTSDIFSKPLDFSKFGVIFASAQKNVGIAGVTLVIVRRDLAERCPEHVGTLLQYRTHLNRNTVYNTAPVFGIYMMLLVLRWMKEKGGVEGLMKINAEKAKRVYAAVDRHEIYLSRVNPEDRSEMNACFFIQGGLEQKFVEEALKRKIIGIKGHSEAGGIRVSLYNPVALEAVDALEELMEDFALCYSSFVVQ; translated from the coding sequence ATGTACAATTTTAGCGCAGGGCCTGGAGCCTTACCGGACACCGTGCTTCAAGAAGCTCATCGTCAGCTTCTTAACTACCAATCAAGCGGTTTATCTATTCTTGAAATGGGGCATCGCACACAATTATTCGAAGACATTTATGCTGAAGCGCGCGATTTAATCAGAAAGCTTCTAAAAATCCCTGATACATTTGAAGTGCTTTTGCTTCAGGGAGGAGCAACATTGCAATTTTCTATGGCTCCCTTAAATCTGGCAATTGAAGGAAAAGTCGTTGATGTCTTGCATACAGGGTATTGGAGTGGAAAAGCGATTGCTGATATTAAGCGAGTCAGCCCCGTTAGAATTGTTGCGAGCTCGGAAGATTCAGGTCATTGTTTGATTCCCAAAGTTTCACAAGACAACTTTAATCCTGATGCTCCTTATGTGTATCTGACGTCCAATAACACGATTTACGGGACGCAGTGGCATACTTTTCCGGACACGGGAAACGTTCCGATTGTTGCAGATATGACATCGGATATTTTTTCAAAACCTTTGGATTTTTCTAAATTCGGCGTGATTTTTGCCAGTGCGCAAAAAAACGTAGGAATTGCCGGCGTTACGCTTGTGATTGTACGTCGTGATCTAGCGGAAAGGTGTCCCGAGCATGTGGGAACTCTTCTGCAGTATCGTACGCATCTCAATCGAAATACAGTCTACAATACAGCTCCGGTTTTCGGCATTTACATGATGTTATTGGTCCTCAGATGGATGAAGGAGAAAGGGGGGGTGGAAGGCTTGATGAAGATCAATGCGGAAAAAGCAAAAAGAGTCTATGCTGCAGTGGATCGGCATGAAATCTATCTCAGCAGAGTCAATCCGGAAGACCGGTCTGAAATGAACGCCTGTTTTTTTATTCAAGGAGGCTTAGAACAGAAGTTTGTTGAAGAGGCTTTAAAGCGTAAAATTATCGGGATTAAAGGGCATAGCGAAGCTGGTGGAATCCGTGTTTCCCTTTATAATCCTGTCGCTTTGGAAGCTGTTGACGCGCTAGAGGAGCTGATGGAAGATTTTGCCCTATGTTATTCCAGTTTTGTCGTGCAATGA
- a CDS encoding threonine ammonia-lyase, producing MNIRLFKEARERIAPYIIETPLIQSLEFPGLYLKCENFQWTCSYKPRGAVNAALQKIQPGVGIVARSSGNFAQGIAYAGNRLGFPVAVVMPEHAPALKVKKTEALGAEVFLHGTTHAEGDEKVAELVCEKERIMIHAFDDPDVIAGQGSVALEVCDQLKKPHFFFGPIGGGGIMAGCSCVIKQISQHTKVIGVEPEGAARLTASLEKGERLHLPSTKTIADGLLSPSVGKHNWPLLKKYIDSTVKVSEQEIIEAMKILFNVFGLVAEPSGAVSFAGFLKKRPLSGSVVCVITGGNVDRQKFLEWLHG from the coding sequence ATGAATATTCGCCTTTTTAAGGAAGCTAGAGAGAGAATTGCTCCCTATATCATTGAAACACCGCTTATTCAATCCCTAGAATTTCCAGGCCTCTATCTAAAGTGCGAGAACTTTCAGTGGACCTGCAGCTACAAGCCTCGCGGAGCTGTCAATGCAGCTCTTCAAAAAATTCAGCCAGGCGTTGGGATTGTGGCGCGCTCATCCGGAAATTTTGCGCAAGGGATCGCTTATGCAGGAAATCGGCTAGGTTTTCCTGTTGCGGTTGTGATGCCGGAACATGCGCCTGCCTTAAAAGTTAAGAAAACAGAAGCTTTGGGAGCCGAAGTTTTTTTGCATGGAACGACGCATGCCGAAGGGGATGAGAAGGTTGCCGAGCTTGTTTGTGAAAAGGAAAGGATCATGATCCATGCGTTTGATGATCCTGATGTGATTGCTGGACAAGGGTCTGTAGCATTAGAGGTGTGCGATCAGCTGAAAAAACCGCACTTTTTTTTTGGTCCGATTGGCGGCGGCGGGATCATGGCAGGGTGTTCTTGCGTGATTAAACAAATATCTCAGCACACAAAAGTCATTGGAGTCGAACCCGAAGGGGCTGCTAGATTGACAGCCTCTTTGGAAAAAGGTGAGCGTCTGCATTTGCCGTCGACAAAAACCATTGCAGATGGACTCCTTTCTCCCAGTGTAGGAAAGCATAACTGGCCTTTACTTAAGAAATATATCGACTCAACTGTAAAGGTATCGGAGCAAGAAATCATTGAAGCAATGAAAATACTGTTTAACGTTTTTGGCTTGGTCGCGGAGCCCTCTGGAGCTGTTTCTTTTGCCGGTTTTCTGAAAAAACGGCCGTTGAGTGGTTCTGTAGTTTGCGTGATTACTGGGGGCAATGTGGATCGGCAAAAATTTTTAGAGTGGCTTCATGGATAA
- a CDS encoding TauD/TfdA family dioxygenase has translation MKEIKVSFINEQKLPLVIEPNFPNPAFEDLIEIIKEQNAFLKENMLKYGGLLFRGFPVHKPEEFSNVVRALDTGEFVDYIGGGAPREKVKDSVYTSTEAPPAIKIHLHNEMSFADNYPSHIFFFCETPSKLGGETFIGNAREILKSLRQETKERFEKKKLKYVSRYYHKSALMDLINKFQRGHKTWIDVFETDQKEEVEKRCRENNIGCKWNVNDWLEISRLRPAFLEHPKTKEKVWFNQVHLFDYNPRFIGWWRYLAMRAFYCRKHTMVDEIFFADGQKIPREDIYHIHDILDKHSIYFPWQKGDVMALDNLLTMHGRAPFKGKRKILTAMTR, from the coding sequence ATGAAAGAGATCAAAGTATCGTTTATCAACGAGCAAAAACTCCCCTTGGTCATCGAACCCAACTTCCCCAATCCTGCTTTCGAAGATCTGATAGAGATCATCAAAGAGCAAAACGCATTTCTCAAAGAAAACATGCTCAAATACGGAGGGTTGCTGTTCAGAGGATTCCCCGTTCACAAGCCTGAGGAGTTTTCAAACGTCGTCCGAGCCCTGGATACGGGAGAATTCGTCGACTATATTGGAGGAGGAGCACCGCGCGAAAAAGTAAAAGACAGTGTCTATACCTCCACTGAAGCTCCTCCCGCTATCAAAATCCATTTACATAACGAAATGAGCTTTGCCGACAACTACCCTAGTCATATTTTCTTTTTTTGCGAAACCCCTTCCAAACTGGGTGGAGAAACATTCATTGGCAACGCCAGGGAAATTTTGAAATCCTTGAGGCAGGAAACAAAAGAACGTTTTGAGAAAAAGAAGCTTAAATATGTCTCCCGCTATTATCATAAAAGCGCACTGATGGATCTCATCAACAAGTTTCAAAGAGGGCACAAAACATGGATAGATGTTTTTGAAACAGATCAAAAAGAAGAGGTCGAAAAGCGGTGTAGAGAAAACAATATCGGATGCAAATGGAATGTCAATGATTGGCTAGAGATTAGCCGCCTACGCCCTGCATTTCTAGAACACCCGAAAACCAAAGAAAAAGTTTGGTTCAATCAAGTTCATCTCTTCGACTACAATCCCCGTTTCATCGGATGGTGGCGTTATCTTGCCATGCGTGCCTTTTACTGCCGAAAACATACGATGGTTGATGAAATCTTTTTTGCCGACGGCCAAAAAATTCCAAGAGAGGATATCTACCACATTCACGACATCCTCGACAAGCATTCCATCTATTTCCCTTGGCAAAAAGGGGACGTGATGGCGTTGGACAACCTTTTAACCATGCATGGCCGCGCTCCTTTTAAAGGGAAGAGAAAAATCCTGACGGCAATGACGCGTTGA
- a CDS encoding SDR family oxidoreductase, with product MSLKGRTVLITGASRGIGEAIALRCAEDGANVVVAAKTSKPHPTLPGTIHTVAEEIEKRGGKALAVQVDIRNEDQVKSAVEQALESFGGIDILINNASAIFPTATLDTPMKKFDLMVSCNMRATFLCSKLCLPHLITSENPHILNLSPPLSYDPKWLKPHVAYTMSKYGMTMCTLGMAEEFREQGVAVNSLWPKTTIATQAIKAFFPFLMDKSRKPSIMADAAYHIVTQESKVVTGNCFLDEEVLIEHGITEFDQYAQAPGQELQIDLFVESSV from the coding sequence ATGTCTTTAAAGGGTCGTACAGTATTAATTACAGGGGCCAGTCGAGGAATCGGAGAGGCGATTGCTTTGCGTTGCGCCGAGGATGGGGCAAATGTCGTTGTTGCGGCAAAAACCAGCAAGCCGCATCCAACACTTCCCGGAACCATTCATACAGTTGCTGAAGAGATTGAGAAGCGGGGTGGAAAAGCGTTAGCAGTTCAGGTGGATATTCGCAATGAAGATCAAGTGAAAAGCGCTGTAGAACAGGCTTTAGAGTCTTTTGGCGGCATCGATATCCTGATTAATAATGCTTCAGCCATCTTTCCTACAGCAACTCTGGATACTCCGATGAAAAAATTCGATCTGATGGTCTCTTGCAACATGCGTGCTACATTCCTTTGCTCTAAACTCTGTTTACCGCATCTCATCACAAGCGAAAATCCCCATATCCTTAATCTTTCTCCTCCGCTTAGCTATGATCCCAAATGGCTCAAACCTCACGTAGCCTATACGATGTCTAAATATGGCATGACGATGTGTACTCTGGGAATGGCGGAAGAGTTCCGAGAACAGGGGGTTGCCGTCAATTCGCTATGGCCTAAAACGACAATCGCTACCCAGGCAATTAAAGCCTTTTTCCCCTTTCTAATGGATAAGAGCCGCAAACCATCGATTATGGCTGATGCCGCTTATCATATCGTTACCCAAGAGAGCAAAGTCGTCACAGGGAATTGTTTTTTAGACGAAGAAGTGTTGATAGAGCACGGGATAACGGAATTCGATCAATACGCACAAGCTCCAGGACAAGAACTTCAGATCGATCTATTTGTAGAAAGCTCTGTTTGA
- a CDS encoding MATE family efflux transporter — protein MSLEVRDGSVKTLLTISLPLILSFLSMLGMLTVDRLFLARYSTDALSAAVSGGMTAWALTFGGQTLTNVSGIFAAQYNGSKQYLMMGKPVWQMIWLSLFFIIPFGAAAIWFAPWAFAGSPIETEQVLYYRLTMAISPFMCLLGGLNGFFIGQGKTSIITWLTLLGNLINLILDPILIFGYGPVPSMGIMGACLATGIGLICQNGVMLYLFLKRENRETFGTNEWIPDLRAVWEMVKIGGPEALAAILELGAWAALYLLLNDLGAVHILVTSVGQSILMSMFFFGIGLEQGISSVSGNLIGLGRKGEVMTAFLSGCKIVAVFGISLMAFLWLGSEWIVDLFLQDPERLEGAERLSSLTSEELAIARNYVIKSSLVIGAYIIIENIRCLLYGILRSAGDTFFILVTSIATTWLLLLAPTYLLMTLWKMPVDTSFWIWLTFAAASTSICYARFAQGSWAKKQTISLLKTRDDEALTFSDSRTNFSH, from the coding sequence ATGTCTCTTGAAGTTCGAGACGGCAGCGTCAAAACTCTCCTGACGATTTCGCTGCCTCTGATCTTATCCTTTTTATCCATGCTTGGAATGCTGACTGTGGATCGGCTTTTTCTCGCCCGTTACTCAACAGACGCTTTAAGTGCAGCAGTCAGCGGCGGAATGACTGCCTGGGCCTTGACATTCGGCGGACAAACATTGACAAATGTCTCCGGAATTTTCGCAGCACAATACAATGGTTCCAAGCAGTATTTGATGATGGGGAAACCTGTTTGGCAAATGATCTGGCTTAGCCTGTTCTTCATCATCCCTTTCGGAGCCGCAGCCATCTGGTTTGCTCCATGGGCATTCGCAGGCTCCCCTATTGAAACAGAGCAGGTGCTCTACTACCGCCTAACCATGGCGATCAGCCCTTTTATGTGCTTGCTTGGAGGATTAAATGGATTTTTCATCGGACAAGGCAAAACATCGATCATCACCTGGCTCACTCTGCTTGGAAACCTAATTAATCTTATCCTTGATCCTATTTTGATTTTCGGATACGGCCCGGTTCCAAGCATGGGAATCATGGGGGCTTGTCTTGCAACCGGCATAGGCTTGATCTGCCAGAACGGAGTGATGCTTTATCTGTTCTTGAAAAGGGAAAATAGAGAAACGTTTGGAACAAATGAGTGGATACCAGACCTTAGAGCCGTTTGGGAAATGGTCAAGATTGGAGGCCCCGAAGCTCTGGCGGCAATTTTAGAACTCGGCGCTTGGGCAGCACTCTACCTGCTTCTCAACGATTTGGGCGCTGTCCACATCCTTGTGACAAGCGTTGGGCAAAGCATTTTGATGTCGATGTTTTTCTTCGGAATCGGTTTGGAACAAGGAATTTCCAGCGTGAGCGGGAACCTGATCGGCTTGGGCCGCAAAGGCGAAGTGATGACAGCCTTCCTCTCCGGATGCAAGATTGTTGCCGTTTTTGGGATCAGCCTAATGGCTTTCCTTTGGCTCGGCAGCGAGTGGATTGTCGATCTTTTCCTCCAAGATCCGGAGCGCCTGGAAGGAGCTGAACGTTTATCCTCGCTGACTTCTGAAGAACTGGCTATAGCACGCAATTACGTGATAAAAAGCAGCCTAGTCATTGGAGCTTACATCATCATTGAAAATATCCGCTGCCTGCTGTATGGAATCCTCCGCTCCGCTGGCGATACGTTCTTTATCCTTGTCACCAGCATCGCAACAACCTGGCTGCTGCTTCTGGCACCCACCTATTTATTGATGACACTTTGGAAAATGCCTGTTGACACTTCATTTTGGATTTGGCTGACTTTTGCGGCAGCATCAACCTCTATCTGCTACGCAAGATTTGCTCAAGGAAGCTGGGCAAAGAAGCAAACTATATCTCTTCTGAAAACGAGAGACGACGAAGCTTTAACTTTTTCTGACTCTCGCACAAATTTTTCTCATTAA
- a CDS encoding thiolase C-terminal domain-containing protein, with protein MRKKVYAAAPYTTVFMGSGRPEFNPKKLRPFEEYLQETAQGTCNQMEQPLFDEGFIASFMSGRFLRQANLPGFLPFMVPELRGKPCTAVEGACGSGGRALAMGVNAILSDTADAVFVAGFEMQNSVKAVYGADVLAGASYYSKERKKGYAHFFPGIFATRAGAYYDRYGYEETRRGMAKWYEQSIKNARQNPKAQEYDNKVEDLFALGLTPPNPKRFVPHLNPTDCSKVSDGASSIGIFSEEGLSKCGIKKENAVEIISLAGVEDDITRDPEDWTVLSTTAIAARRAFERAGLTKDELGLLELHDCFSITALLALEALGFAQPGQASHLVLDGVTSKEGAIPTNLSGGLGGFGHPTGATGVRQMVDLTLQLTSNADHQIQPKHPYGMLVSMGGNDKTVTAILVKGILF; from the coding sequence GTGAGAAAAAAAGTTTATGCTGCTGCGCCATATACCACTGTATTTATGGGATCGGGACGTCCTGAATTCAACCCTAAAAAGTTGCGTCCGTTTGAAGAGTATCTTCAAGAAACGGCTCAGGGAACGTGCAATCAGATGGAGCAGCCTTTATTTGATGAAGGATTTATTGCCAGTTTTATGTCGGGGCGTTTTCTCAGACAAGCTAATCTGCCGGGATTTTTACCATTCATGGTTCCCGAATTGCGGGGAAAGCCGTGCACGGCAGTTGAAGGTGCTTGCGGTTCGGGCGGGCGTGCTCTTGCAATGGGGGTGAATGCGATCCTCTCCGACACCGCTGACGCTGTTTTTGTGGCGGGATTTGAAATGCAGAATTCTGTGAAAGCGGTGTATGGAGCAGATGTGCTGGCAGGGGCGTCTTATTACTCCAAAGAGCGCAAGAAGGGATACGCGCATTTTTTTCCAGGGATCTTTGCAACTAGAGCTGGTGCTTACTATGATAGGTACGGCTATGAGGAAACGCGTCGGGGAATGGCAAAATGGTACGAGCAGAGCATCAAAAACGCCCGTCAAAATCCCAAGGCACAGGAGTATGACAATAAGGTGGAAGATCTTTTTGCGCTTGGTTTGACGCCGCCTAATCCAAAACGGTTTGTTCCGCATTTAAATCCAACCGATTGTTCCAAAGTCAGTGATGGAGCTTCTTCTATCGGGATTTTTTCTGAAGAGGGGTTGTCGAAATGCGGGATCAAAAAAGAAAATGCTGTTGAAATTATCTCTTTGGCTGGTGTAGAGGATGACATTACTCGGGATCCGGAAGATTGGACAGTACTGTCAACAACAGCAATTGCCGCTCGTAGAGCGTTTGAACGGGCAGGCTTAACTAAAGATGAGCTAGGGCTTTTGGAGCTGCACGATTGCTTTTCCATTACAGCTTTGCTGGCGTTGGAGGCTCTTGGATTTGCTCAGCCCGGCCAGGCGTCGCATTTGGTACTGGACGGCGTCACTTCAAAAGAAGGAGCCATCCCAACGAATTTATCCGGAGGATTGGGAGGATTCGGCCATCCTACCGGGGCAACAGGTGTCAGACAGATGGTGGATTTGACGCTTCAGCTGACTTCAAATGCGGATCATCAGATCCAGCCAAAGCATCCATATGGCATGCTTGTCAGTATGGGAGGCAACGACAAGACGGTCACGGCGATCCTTGTGAAAGGAATTCTTTTTTAA
- a CDS encoding 3-hydroxyacyl-CoA dehydrogenase family protein — protein MLNEKLTSVAVVGAGGKMGSGISLLLLREIACLEASKEGQVGSGAYTLTLIDSNVKSLSGLRNYLRAQMTRFAEKQINDLREYYKNDQRLVSNQEMIEAFVQGAIDCLRFEEEIAQAKNAHLIFEAIVEEMDVKTRVFSELKKTASESALFFTNTSSLPIGVLAEASGLKGRMIGYHFYNPPAVQKLLEIIPAAENGESFAALADELAKRLGKIIVYSKDVAGFIGNGHFLREINEALKEVSELESSYTLVEALCFIDQMTRDLLIRPMGIFQLFDYVGIDVLFRVMQIMAHYLKIEFHSGLIDQMVAAGCTGGQYSDGSQKDGFFQYRGHTIEKIYDLKAKAYVDLPNDLIGELPKGHLPWKVMGKEKNREELLKRYLRNLFELDTLAARIASSHLLRSRDIARKLVADGVARSIDDVNTVIVNGFYHLYGPDDEHLPQEVYK, from the coding sequence GTGCTTAATGAAAAATTGACTTCTGTTGCTGTCGTTGGCGCTGGCGGGAAAATGGGGAGCGGCATTTCCTTGCTGCTGCTGCGCGAGATTGCCTGTTTGGAAGCTTCTAAAGAAGGGCAGGTGGGATCTGGCGCATACACGTTGACACTCATTGATTCCAATGTTAAGAGTTTATCGGGGTTGCGCAACTATCTGCGTGCGCAGATGACCCGTTTTGCCGAAAAGCAGATCAACGACTTGCGCGAGTACTATAAGAATGACCAACGGCTTGTCAGCAATCAAGAGATGATTGAGGCGTTTGTTCAAGGGGCAATTGACTGCTTACGCTTTGAAGAGGAGATTGCTCAAGCAAAAAACGCGCATCTTATCTTTGAGGCGATTGTCGAAGAGATGGATGTCAAAACACGCGTCTTTTCCGAGCTTAAGAAAACAGCTTCTGAAAGCGCGCTTTTTTTCACCAATACCTCTTCTTTGCCCATTGGGGTATTAGCGGAGGCTTCCGGATTAAAGGGGCGCATGATCGGCTATCATTTTTATAATCCTCCGGCTGTGCAGAAATTATTAGAGATCATTCCTGCGGCTGAAAATGGCGAATCGTTCGCTGCGCTAGCCGATGAGTTGGCAAAACGTCTGGGAAAAATTATTGTGTATTCCAAAGATGTTGCAGGTTTTATTGGAAATGGTCATTTTCTACGCGAGATCAATGAAGCTTTGAAAGAGGTTTCTGAGTTAGAGTCTTCTTATACGCTTGTGGAGGCGCTTTGTTTTATCGATCAGATGACGCGCGACCTTTTGATCCGTCCCATGGGGATTTTCCAGCTCTTTGATTATGTTGGCATTGATGTTCTCTTCCGCGTCATGCAGATCATGGCCCATTATCTTAAGATTGAGTTTCATAGTGGTTTAATCGATCAAATGGTTGCTGCCGGCTGTACAGGAGGCCAGTATTCCGATGGATCGCAAAAAGACGGTTTTTTCCAGTATCGCGGCCACACGATTGAAAAAATCTATGATTTGAAGGCAAAGGCGTACGTAGATCTTCCCAATGATTTAATTGGCGAGCTGCCCAAAGGGCATCTTCCCTGGAAAGTGATGGGAAAGGAGAAAAACCGGGAAGAACTTTTAAAAAGATACCTCAGAAACCTGTTTGAGCTCGATACCCTTGCAGCACGGATCGCTTCTTCCCATTTGCTAAGGTCGCGGGATATTGCGCGCAAGTTAGTCGCAGATGGCGTTGCTCGTTCGATTGATGATGTCAACACTGTGATCGTGAACGGGTTTTATCATTTGTATGGCCCTGATGATGAGCACCTGCCTCAGGAGGTCTATAAGTGA
- a CDS encoding enoyl-CoA hydratase/isomerase family protein, with protein MKYLEFEKRNRVGLLKINRPKALNALNLELLKELEHCLEEESEKLELVAMIVTGAGEKAFIAGADIKEMQGFDKQQILSFISLGQRVSLLLEKAPFITIAAINGFALGGGLEMALACDFIYAADSAKLGLPEVMLGIIPGFGGTQRLVRAVGVRQAKEMIATGKAISADEAHRIGLVNCVCSKESLISECLAVAGSIAGHSQTAIYQAKDAINREDGLSIHEGLDLEKSNFAICFETPEREKAMQAFLEKSMRGTSA; from the coding sequence ATGAAATATTTGGAATTTGAAAAGCGGAATCGAGTTGGACTTTTGAAAATTAATCGTCCTAAAGCTTTGAATGCATTGAATTTAGAGCTTTTAAAAGAGCTGGAACACTGTTTGGAAGAGGAGAGCGAAAAGCTGGAGTTGGTTGCTATGATTGTGACTGGAGCCGGTGAAAAAGCGTTTATTGCTGGAGCAGATATCAAAGAAATGCAAGGGTTTGACAAGCAACAGATCCTCTCCTTTATTTCTCTTGGACAGCGTGTCTCTCTTCTTTTAGAGAAGGCCCCTTTTATCACGATCGCTGCGATTAATGGATTTGCACTAGGAGGAGGGCTGGAGATGGCATTGGCTTGTGATTTTATCTACGCTGCTGATTCGGCAAAGTTGGGGCTGCCGGAGGTGATGCTCGGAATTATCCCCGGATTTGGCGGGACGCAGCGGCTCGTTCGTGCAGTTGGGGTTCGCCAAGCTAAAGAGATGATTGCAACAGGCAAGGCGATCAGCGCTGATGAAGCGCACCGAATTGGGCTGGTCAACTGTGTGTGCAGCAAAGAGTCTTTGATCAGCGAGTGTTTGGCGGTCGCAGGCAGCATTGCCGGGCATTCCCAAACAGCGATTTATCAAGCGAAAGATGCAATTAATCGGGAAGATGGCCTTTCGATTCATGAGGGGCTTGATTTGGAAAAGTCAAATTTTGCCATTTGCTTTGAAACTCCTGAAAGGGAAAAAGCGATGCAGGCATTTTTAGAAAAATCGATGAGGGGTACTAGTGCTTAA